From a single Entelurus aequoreus isolate RoL-2023_Sb linkage group LG12, RoL_Eaeq_v1.1, whole genome shotgun sequence genomic region:
- the tmem121b gene encoding transmembrane protein 121B: protein MISEIRGDNSKEDHLKSQAGFAYIVSSSPSPEADRLLSCRSRRDTGSSITIHPEESGSIQPLVPARIDMTSVDFPAHTAPLLLTHTSKRSLFYKALCFLLLLFQGGVLDFYLIIFTDLYWCSWIATDLVVVSGWAMFFVKNARSKRERACGFHQKGSIFGGCNLGEFTYAYLAWLIYVIACTPKVVLVLETSILDLIAVKVPCGVTGFKVVTLLSAPLLFCLMNAITEDLNGATRHHSHSCFMTTCLDLIDSFSLMEMLLRDQIPTPYLKYTVISAYFLALAVPVIWLYELTVSELRCRWLWARFFAGLLVNAPLLVVRCFQVFVYKTPVSVFMFKNIFFLVCAFLDLSEQCVAVRGVRRRMAGGSNQAQFSHGVSENDMCPHGYVNTLAVTQS from the coding sequence ATGATCTCAGAAATTAGGGGAGATAATTCCAAGGAAGATCATCTTAAATCCCAAGCCGGTTTTGCTTACATCGTCTCCTCTTCTCCATCCCCGGAAGCAGACAGGCTGCTGAGCTGCAGGAGCAGACGGGACACCGGCAGCAGCATCACCATCCACCCGGAGGAAAGCGGCAGCATCCAGCCTCTCGTCCCCGCCCGCATCGACATGACATCGGTGGACTTCCCGGCGCACACCGCCCCTCTGCTGCTGACACACACGTCCAAGCGGAGCCTTTTCTACAAAGCGCTctgcttcctcctcctcctcttccaagGCGGCGTCTTGGACTTctacctcatcatcttcaccgaCCTGTACTGGTGCTCCTGGATCGCCACGGACCTGGTGGTGGTCTCCGGGTGGGCCATGTTCTTCGTGAAGAACGCGCGGAGCAAGCGGGAGAGGGCGTGCGGCTTCCACCAGAAGGGCTCCATCTTCGGCGGGTGTAACCTGGGCGAGTTCACCTACGCGTACCTGGCTTGGCTCATCTACGTCATAGCCTGCACCCCCAAGGTGGTGCTCGTCCTGGAGACCTCCATACTGGATCTAATCGCCGTCAAAGTGCCATGCGGGGTGACGGGCTTTAAAGTCGTCACCTTGCTGTCCGCCCCGCTGCTCTTCTGCCTCATGAACGCCATCACCGAGGATCTTAACGGCGCCACCCGGCACCATTCCCACAGCTGCTTCATGACCACCTGCCTCGACCTCATCGACAGCTTCTCCCTAATGGAGATGCTGCTCCGCGACCAAATCCCGACCCCGTACCTGAAGTACACCGTCATATCGGCCTACTTTTTGGCCCTGGCGGTTCCCGTTATCTGGCTCTACGAACTTACCGTCTCGGAGCTCCGCTGCCGGTGGCTGTGGGCTCGCTTCTTCGCGGGCCTCCTGGTCAACGCGCCCTTGCTGGTGGTGCGCTGTTTCCAGGTGTTCGTCTACAAGACGCCGGTGTCGGTGTTCATGTTTAAAAACATATTCTTCCTGGTGTGCGCCTTCCTGGACTTGAGCGAGCAGTGCGTGGCGGTGCGCGGCGTCCGAAGGAGGATGGCGGGCGGAAGTAACCAGGCCCAGTTCTCCCACGGAGTGTCCGAAAACGACATGTGTCCACACGGATATGTTAACACCCTGGCCGTCACACAGTCCTAG